The Halogranum gelatinilyticum genome contains a region encoding:
- a CDS encoding redoxin domain-containing protein, protein MVDIGDTAPDFTVPKAGGDAYNDLEPFTLSDAVADGPTVLSFYPAAFTSGCTDQMCALRDTMHLFDDLDAQVYGLSVDLPFAQNIWIQQENLNFPMLSDWDHEVIHEYDAVLEDMYGMVEVAERATFVVDTDGVVTYAWVREGDENPDFDELTEEVRAAVEDAR, encoded by the coding sequence ATGGTCGACATCGGAGACACCGCACCAGACTTCACCGTCCCGAAAGCGGGCGGTGACGCGTACAACGACCTCGAACCGTTTACCCTCAGCGACGCCGTCGCCGACGGGCCGACCGTCCTCTCGTTCTATCCCGCGGCGTTCACCAGCGGCTGTACGGACCAGATGTGCGCGCTCCGGGACACGATGCATCTGTTCGACGACCTCGACGCGCAGGTCTACGGTCTTAGCGTCGACCTCCCGTTCGCACAGAACATCTGGATTCAGCAGGAGAACCTCAACTTCCCGATGCTCTCGGACTGGGACCACGAGGTCATCCACGAGTACGACGCCGTCCTCGAGGATATGTACGGGATGGTCGAGGTCGCCGAACGAGCGACGTTCGTCGTCGACACCGACGGCGTCGTCACGTACGCGTGGGTCCGCGAGGGTGACGAGAACCCCGACTTCGACGAACTCACGGAAGAGGTTCGAGCGGCGGTCGAAGACGCGCGTTAG